A genomic window from Camelina sativa cultivar DH55 chromosome 2, Cs, whole genome shotgun sequence includes:
- the LOC104747490 gene encoding uncharacterized protein LOC104747490: MASGSGSSKTEAETVQLASTVAETVETTTGESSGASSMSKDISDSDDNESSAADSDGDSTSEDLPVWLVDGFGEYTSPDSDSYTDEEEERKARLYRRNLSFSDGFLVEEGTGPPANRWCGGIGAIKLKSLDDEHSPVEGRTQLQYAQDMARLSLRKYNALNETDVKLDHVVRMTGSSPGSWTASYISFMAKESDEDDTLVEYQAKVAKKKSERKTYPIFCRPSPKLDPDM; the protein is encoded by the exons ATGGCTTCGGGTTCGGGATCAAGCAAGACAGAGGCCGAGACGGTGCAACTCGCTTCCACGGTGGCGGAGACCGTAGAGACAACCACTGGAGAATCCTCCGGCGCTTCCTCTATGAGCAAGGACATATCCGACTCTGACGACAATGAAAGCTCTGCTGCTGATAGCGACGGAGATTCAACAAGCGAGGATCTTCCAGTATGGTTAGTGGATGGTTTTGGAGAATACACTTCACCAGATTCGGACTCTTATACGGACGAAGAAGAGGAGCGTAAAGCCCGTCTTTATCGACGGAACCTCAGCTTTAGCGAT GGCTTTCTGGTGGAGGAAGGGACTGGTCCTCCAGCTAACCGATGGTGTGGTGGTATAGGTGCAATCAAACTTAAATCACTGGACGATGAACATTCTCCGGTTGAAGGGAGGACACAGCTTCAATACGCACAAGACATGGCCAGATTGTCTCTTCGCAAATACAATGCCTTAAAc gaaACCGATGTGAAATTGGATCATGTTGTAAGAATGACAGGGTCTTCTCCTGGTTCGTGGACTGCTTCGTATATCAGTTTCATGGCGAAAGAGTCTGACGAGGATGATACTCTTGTAGAGTATCAAGCCAAGGTTGCCAAGAAGAAATCAGAACGCAAGACTTATCCTATCTTTTGCAGGCCAAGTCCCAAGCTAGATCCAGATATGTAG